One Fundulus heteroclitus isolate FHET01 chromosome 1, MU-UCD_Fhet_4.1, whole genome shotgun sequence genomic window carries:
- the LOC105938333 gene encoding ras-related protein Rab-7L1-like: protein MTEYLLKILIVGDGNVGKSSFVHRYVSGQFNKSYKMTVGVDFSIKMLHWSDREKVNVQLWDIAGQERFISMTRLYYKGAVGCVVMFDVTNSSSFLNCRLWKQDLDNKAMLPNGGSIPCILLANKCDLSRWEVSAESIEKFCRANGFVTWMETSVKDNKNIAEAMRRLVKEILSIQSGWNPLEPKRDDRVDPEQESELSNSAGSGCC, encoded by the exons ATGACAGAGTACTTGCTGAAAATACTGATTGTAGGCGATGGGAATGTGGGGAAGTCTTCCTTTGTGCACCGATATGTCAGTGGACAGTTCAACAAATCCTACAAGATGACGGTAGGAG TGGATTTCTCCATTAAGATGCTGCACTGGTCTGACAGAGAAAAGGTGAATGTTCAGCTTTGGGATATCGCAG GCCAGGAACGCTTCATTTCCATGACCAGGCTGTATTATAAGGGTGCAGTCGGCTGCGTTGTCATGTTTGACGTCACAAACTCATCCAGCTTCCTCAACTGTCGCCTGTGGAAACAAGACCTGGACAACAAGGCCATGCTGCCCAATGGAGGCTCCATCCCCTGCATCCTGCTGGCAAACAAG TGTGATCTTTCTCGTTGGGAGGTGTCAGCAGAAAGCATAGAGAAGTTCTGCAGAGCCAATGGCTTCGTCACATGGATGGAAACTTCTGTCAAAGACAACAAGAACATTGCAGAGGCTATGAG GAGGCTGGTGAAGGAGATTTTATCTATTCAGTCCGGTTGGAATCCGCTGGAACCCAAACGTGACGACCGTGTTGACCCAGAGCAGGAGTCAGAACTCAGCAACAGTGCAGGATCCGGCTGCTGCTGA